One Fusarium verticillioides 7600 chromosome Unknown supercont3.28, whole genome shotgun sequence DNA segment encodes these proteins:
- a CDS encoding hypothetical protein (At least one base has a quality score < 10) → MRTADIQNWRQEIETTGPEYCDTFYDFSCPRDYQFPQSLPLSPPDSQSETRKRLMDDGSEPAAKRRRGQEDTDRTPRAPRSQRTRGFPTTSDAPGFARDAQAHSVTASQSTQSQASGRSSPSKQLASLEISPSGFEPREFTVDDVDLPRQLCDILDGLQDIKNSAFGIISRDFEEEITKLAKTDRQFSRVRSHMFADLSVRDKFGPTPSPEDARSLATAAADCHVTVQNEAGWNMMVHYPLLSLAVYGSQRQKQLVGVAPCTTAKIIQEYLQSPTQAKMIDFCIYLDPKDNASQVEEARRILPCGYVNHTDFYSLRNRPIALSIETKGASSTPAGSAELQIGTWHSAQWRFLEDLVSRNAGSMDGLPFLPAIIVQGHQWSFAATTREGQKTVLWLPFQFGSTDDVIGVYKTVLGLQQLCRWVDGVFWPWYKRNALSISEDRDYTS, encoded by the coding sequence ATGCGCACTGCTGATATCCAAAACTGGCGGCAAGAGATAGAAACAACAGGGCCTGAGTATTGCGACACGTTTTACGATTTTTCTTGCCCCAGAGATTATCAATTTCCTCAGTCCCTTCCGTTATCGCCACCAGATTCCCAAAGCGAGACCAGGAAACGActcatggatgatggctcGGAGCCAGCGGCTAAGAGACGCAGGGGGCAAGAAGATACTGATAGGACACCAAGAGCCCCTCGAAGTCAGCGAACGAGGGGATTTCCAACAACATCAGATGCCCCAGGCTTTGCGCGAGATGCTCAAGCCCACTCGGTGACAGCATCGCAATCAACGCAATCACAAGCATCTGGTCGCTCGTCACCTTCGAAGCAACTCGCATCACTTGAGATCAGTCCCAGCGGGTTCGAGCCGCGCGAGTTCACCGTGGACGATGTTGATTTGCCACGGCAACTTTGCGACATACTCGATGGGCTACAGGATATTAAGAATAGCGCATTCGGGATTATCTCACGCGATTTCGAGGAGGAAATCACCAAACTTGCCAAAACCGATCGTCAATTTTCTCGGGTCCGAAGCCACATGTTTGCGGACTTAAGCGTTCGCGATAAATTCGGCCCTACACCTTCTCCCGAGGACGCGCGGAGCTTGGCTACGGCAGCAGCCGATTGCCACGTTACAGTGCAAAACGAAGCTGGATGGAACATGATGGTACACTATCCTCTCTTGTCCCTGGCCGTTTATGGCTCCCAGCGTCAAAAACAGCTCGTTGGAGTCGCGCCTTGCAcaactgccaagatcatccagGAGTATCTACAATCGCCAacacaagccaagatgattGACTTTTGCATCTATCTCGATCCAAAGGATAACGCATCACAAGTCGAAGAGGCGCGGAGGATTTTACCATGCGGCTATGTCAATCACACTGACTTTTATTCGTTGCGCAATCGTCCCATCGCTCTGAGCATTGAGACCAAGGGCGCGAGTAGTACGCCAGCAGGGTCTGCTGAGTTGCAGATAGGGACATGGCACTCAGCGCAGTGGCGGTTTCTGGAAGACCTGGTTTCACGCAATGCTGGTTCTATGGATGGGCTGCCGTTTTTACCTGCTATCATCGTCCAGGGACATCAGTGGAGTTTTGCTGCCACGACAAGAGAGGGGCAGAAGACGGTCTTGTGGCTACCATTCCAGTTTGGTTCGACAGATGATGTGATAGGTGTTTATAAGACTGTCTTGGGACTTCAGCAACTATGTCGCTGGGTTGATGGTGTCTTCTGGCCATGGTATAAGAGAAACGCGCTGAGTATATCAGAGGATAGGGATTATACATCATAG